Proteins co-encoded in one Flavobacterium fluviale genomic window:
- the ald gene encoding alanine dehydrogenase codes for MIIGVPKEIKNNENRVALTPAGVSEMKKHGHTVYVQATAGLGSGFSDDEYAQAGAVVLPTIEEVYAIAEMIIKVKEPIASEYPLIKKDQLLFTYFHFASSEELTHAMLEKGAVCLAYETVEKTDRSLPLLVPMSEVAGRMAIQQGAKYLEKPLKGRGILLGGVPGVPPAKVLVLGGGIVGTQAAKMAAGLGAQVTIMDLSLPRLRQLDDIMPANVNTEMSNHYNITRAIKDADLVVGAVLIPGAKAPHLITRDMLKLMRPGAVVVDVAVDQGGCIETCTPTTHENPTFIIDDIVHYCVANMPGAVPYTSTLALTNATLPYAVQLANKGWEKACNENEELKKGLNVANGKILYKGVAEAWNLPFNEEIVLANA; via the coding sequence ATGATAATAGGTGTTCCAAAAGAAATAAAAAACAACGAAAACAGAGTTGCTTTAACTCCTGCAGGTGTTTCAGAAATGAAAAAACATGGACATACAGTTTATGTTCAAGCAACTGCTGGTTTAGGAAGTGGTTTTAGCGATGATGAATATGCTCAAGCGGGTGCTGTAGTTTTACCAACTATTGAAGAAGTTTATGCAATTGCAGAAATGATCATTAAAGTTAAGGAACCAATCGCTTCTGAATATCCTTTAATTAAAAAAGATCAATTGCTTTTTACCTACTTTCACTTTGCTTCATCAGAAGAACTAACTCATGCTATGCTTGAGAAAGGAGCTGTTTGTTTAGCTTACGAAACTGTAGAAAAAACAGATCGCAGCTTACCTCTTTTAGTTCCAATGTCAGAAGTTGCAGGTCGTATGGCAATTCAACAAGGAGCAAAATATCTTGAGAAACCACTAAAAGGAAGAGGAATTCTTTTAGGAGGAGTACCAGGTGTACCGCCAGCAAAAGTTTTAGTTTTAGGTGGAGGAATTGTTGGAACTCAAGCGGCAAAAATGGCTGCTGGTTTAGGAGCTCAAGTTACTATCATGGATCTAAGTTTGCCACGTTTGCGTCAATTAGATGACATTATGCCTGCAAACGTAAATACAGAAATGTCTAACCACTATAATATCACAAGAGCAATTAAAGATGCTGACTTAGTTGTTGGAGCTGTTTTAATTCCAGGAGCAAAAGCACCTCACTTAATTACTCGTGATATGCTAAAATTAATGCGTCCAGGAGCAGTTGTTGTTGACGTAGCAGTTGATCAAGGTGGATGTATTGAAACTTGTACTCCTACAACACACGAAAACCCAACTTTTATTATAGACGATATTGTTCACTATTGTGTAGCTAATATGCCAGGTGCTGTACCATACACATCTACTTTAGCTTTAACTAATGCCACTTTACCATATGCTGTACAATTGGCAAACAAAGGATGGGAGAAGGCTTGTAACGAAAATGAAGAATTGAAAAAAGGATTAAATGTAGCAAATGGAAAAATCCTATACAAAGGAGTTGCTGAAGCTTGGAATCTTCCTTTTAACGAAGAAATAGTATTAGCAAACGCATAG
- the pafA gene encoding alkaline phosphatase PafA, with protein sequence MRKSILLLALFIITNLSAQQRPKLVVGIVVDQMKMEYLYRFSDDFSPNGFKKLMNNGYVFQNMHYNYMPTYTAPGHASIYTGTTPATHGIVGNEWFSRTLGKEMYCTDDAGVKTVGEGTAEEGAMSPKNLQSTTITDEVRMATNFAGKVIGMSLKDRGAILPAGHFANWAFWYSKTGSFISSSFYGEKLPEWVSEFNNEKNYLKYIDKGWDLYKPASVYNESLPDNNPYEGKLYGSAAPVFPYDLKSMYEKNDAGIIRATPYGNDLLSDFAKRAIEKEELGKDNITDFLTVSFSSTDYVGHLLGPRSMELQDTYLRLDQTIADFLAYLDKTVGKGNYLLFLTADHAGAENVIYLKDRKYNVDNYPSKEVKKSMQDFSVKTFGVDLVLNYSNFNVFLNKKIIKDKGLELSKVKKAFKDFLISQPQVKEVYTEEEILANGGNDYSLNFVAKGYDVTQNGDLVIVDKPGDIEYSTTGTSHGTIYSYDTHVPAIFYGWHIKKGESYDKKAITEIAPTIAQKIKVTFPNGTEAKVLQEVLDEKK encoded by the coding sequence ATGAGAAAAAGTATTTTACTGTTGGCACTTTTTATAATTACAAATCTAAGTGCACAACAACGTCCTAAGTTAGTTGTAGGTATAGTAGTTGATCAAATGAAAATGGAATATTTATACCGTTTTTCAGATGATTTTTCCCCGAATGGCTTTAAAAAGTTAATGAATAATGGATATGTTTTTCAGAATATGCATTATAATTATATGCCAACCTATACTGCACCGGGACATGCTTCTATTTACACTGGTACAACTCCTGCTACACACGGAATTGTAGGTAACGAATGGTTCAGTAGAACTCTTGGAAAAGAAATGTACTGTACAGATGACGCAGGTGTGAAAACTGTAGGAGAAGGAACTGCTGAAGAAGGTGCAATGTCGCCTAAAAATCTTCAAAGTACTACAATAACAGATGAAGTTCGAATGGCAACTAATTTTGCTGGAAAAGTTATTGGAATGAGTCTAAAAGATCGTGGCGCAATTTTACCAGCTGGTCATTTTGCGAATTGGGCATTTTGGTACAGCAAAACGGGTTCATTTATTTCTAGCAGTTTTTATGGAGAAAAATTACCAGAATGGGTGTCTGAATTCAACAATGAAAAAAACTACTTAAAATATATTGATAAAGGCTGGGACTTATATAAACCAGCTTCAGTATACAATGAAAGCCTCCCAGATAATAATCCATATGAAGGAAAGTTGTACGGAAGTGCTGCTCCAGTTTTTCCATACGACTTAAAATCTATGTATGAGAAAAATGATGCTGGAATTATTCGTGCTACTCCTTATGGAAACGATCTTTTGTCAGATTTTGCTAAAAGAGCAATTGAAAAAGAAGAATTAGGAAAAGATAATATTACCGACTTCCTAACGGTGAGTTTTTCGTCAACTGACTACGTAGGTCATTTACTTGGACCAAGATCTATGGAACTTCAGGATACTTACTTGAGACTAGATCAAACTATTGCTGATTTCTTAGCGTACTTGGATAAAACTGTTGGTAAAGGTAATTATTTGTTGTTCCTAACTGCGGATCACGCAGGAGCAGAGAATGTAATTTACTTAAAAGATCGTAAATATAATGTTGATAATTATCCATCAAAAGAGGTTAAGAAAAGCATGCAGGATTTCTCAGTAAAAACTTTTGGGGTAGATTTAGTTTTAAATTATTCAAATTTTAATGTTTTCTTGAATAAGAAGATAATTAAAGATAAAGGTCTAGAATTATCGAAAGTTAAAAAAGCTTTTAAAGATTTCTTGATTTCTCAACCACAAGTTAAAGAGGTTTATACAGAAGAAGAAATTCTAGCAAATGGCGGAAACGATTACTCACTTAATTTTGTAGCTAAAGGATATGATGTAACTCAAAATGGCGATTTGGTAATTGTGGATAAACCTGGAGATATCGAATATAGTACTACAGGTACATCTCATGGAACAATTTATAGTTATGATACTCATGTACCAGCTATTTTTTATGGATGGCATATCAAAAAAGGAGAGTCTTATGATAAAAAAGCGATTACTGAAATAGCTCCAACAATTGCTCAAAAAATTAAAGTTACTTTTCCTAACGGGACTGAAGCAAAAGTGTTACAAGAAGTTTTAGATGAAAAGAAATAA